One stretch of Gopherus flavomarginatus isolate rGopFla2 chromosome 2, rGopFla2.mat.asm, whole genome shotgun sequence DNA includes these proteins:
- the LOC127043566 gene encoding melanin-concentrating hormone receptor 2-like, producing MAQYSGQPQEQHANTSHLGPGVAALLDRSSDFTLGLNIFSGALHAGPPNLSLMPCELELLGSLPLDTEGPAAWGSLLEPALSLVLPVVYALICGCGILANGLVISIMLSCKHKLVSDIYILNLAVADLLFLVGMPFIIHQLVQEHGWIFGDFLCRAVTTLDLNNQFTSVAIVTVLCVDRYVAVVYSSTVGQKRMLHCTSLINAGVWASSLVMATPAILYARVQRDNQTELCLMDLPGPSSLYWYTLYQSLAAFLLLLLVITVLYSLTLHHLFRTMHRAQRRCSARSRRVTHMVLTIITAFLICWTPFHVVQLINLTATPSAASFYLNQLTICLSYAHSCVSPVLVLFCTEFFRERMAHSRVTVSPITRWRALHAGTALPSQELTSTVYSPQVGNAMAQRCWRPFGTEQLPCSMTEASVTINGQEEQSAV from the exons ATGGCACAGTACTCGGGGCAGCCTCAGGAGCAGCATGCCAACACCTCACACCTGGGGCCAGGTGTGGCTGCTCTGCTGGACAGGAGCAGTGACTTCACCCTGGGCCTGAACATCTTCTCTGGCGCTCTGCATGCTGGGCCTCCCAACCTCTCCCTGATGCCAtgtgagctggagctgctgggctccCTACCCCTGGACACCGAGGGGCCTGCAGCTTGGGGTAGCcttctggagccggccctgtcactGGTGCTGCCTGTGGTGTACGCCCTCATCTGTGGCTGCGGCATCCTGGCCAACGGGCTGGTGATCTCCATCATGCTGAGCTGCAAGCACAAGCTGGTGTCGGACATCTACATCCTGAACTTGGCCGTGGCTGACCTGCTCTTCCTAGTGGGGATGCCCTTCATCATCCACCAGCTTGTCCAGGAGCACGGCTGGATATTCGGGGACTTTCTGTGCCGTGCTGTCACCACCCTCGACCTCAACAACCAGTTCACCAGTGTGGCCATCGTCACCGTGCTCTGCGTGGACAG GTACGTGGCAGTGGTATACTCGTCCACAGTGGGCCAGAAGCGGATGCTGCACTGCACATCCCTGATCAATGCCGGCGTGTGGGCCAGCAGCCTGGTGATGGCCACGCCAGCCATACTGTACGCCCGGGTGCAGCGGGACAACCAGACGGAGCTGTGCCTCATGGATCTGCCAGGCCCCAGTAGCCTGTACTGGTACACGCTCTACCAGTCACTGGCGGCCTTCCTCCTGCTGTTGCTGGTGATCACAGTGCTGTACTCCCTCACTCTGCACCACCTGTTCCGGACCATGCACCGGGCACAGCGACGCTGCTCGGCCCGCAGCCGGCGAGTCACCCACATGGTGCTCACCATCATCACTGCCTTCCTCATCTGCTGGACACCCTTCCACGTGGTGCAGCTGATCAACCTGACGGCCACCCCCTCCGCTGCCTCCTTCTACCTGAACCAGCTCACCATCTGCCTCAGCTATGCCCATAGCTGCGTCAGCCCCGTCCTTGTCCTCTTCTGCACCGAGTTCTTCCGCGAGCGGATGGCCCACTCTAG AGTGACTGTGTCCCCCATCACCAGGTGGAGGGCGCTGCATGCAggcactgccctgcccagccaggagctcacctCTACCGTCTACAGTCCACAAGTGGGCAACGCCATGGCCCAGCGCTGCTGGCGCCCCTTCGGCACCGAGCAGCTGCCATGTTCCATGACCGAGGCCAGTGTCACCATCAATGGGCAGGAGGAGCAAAGTGCCGTCTAG
- the PGAM2 gene encoding phosphoglycerate mutase 2, with protein MRRCCCCCHRAGLSRHAALPALKMSTHRLVIVRHGESTWNQENRFCGWFDADLSEKGAEEARCGAQALREAGYQFDICYTSVLKRAIRTLWAILDGIDQMWLPVVRTWHLNERHYGGLTGLNKAETAARHGEEQVKIWRRSYDIPPPPMDEQHPYYQVISKERRYAGLKPGELPTCESLKDTIARALPFWNEEIVPQIKAGKRVLIAAHGNSLRGIVKHLEGMSDAAIMELNLPTGIPIVYDLDESLKPTKPMQFLGDEETVRKAMEAVAAQGKVQK; from the exons ATGAGGAggtgctgttgctgctgccacAGAGCTGGGCTCTCCAGGCACGctgccctccctgctctgaagatGTCGACCCACCGGCTGGTGATAGTGCGCCACGGCGAAAGCACCTGGAACCAGGAGAACCGCTTCTGTGGCTGGTTCGATGCTGACCTGAGCgagaagggggcagaggaggcGCGGTGTGGGGCCCAGGCCCTCCGGGAGGCAGGCTACCAGTTCGACATCTGCTACACCTCCGTGCTGAAGAGGGCCATCCGCACCCTCTGGGCCATCCTGGATGGCATCGACCAGATGTGGCTGCCCGTGGTGCGCACCTGGCACCTCAATGAGCGCCACTACGGGGGCCTGACTGGCCTCAACAAGGCCGAGACCGCCGCCCGGCATGGCGAGGAGCAGGTGAAGATCTGGCGGCGCTCCTAcgacattccccctccccccatggacgAGCAGCACCCCTACTACCAGGTCATCAGCAAG GAGAGGCGCTACGCAGGTCTGAAGCCCGGGGAGCTGCCCACGTGTGAGAGCCTCAAAGACACCATCGCCCGTGCCCTGCCCTTCTGGAATGAGGAGATCGTCCCCCAGATCAAAGCCGGCAAAAGGGTGCTGATCGCCGCCCACGGAAACAGCCTGCGTGGCATCGTCAAGCACCTGGAGG GAATGTCTGATGCTGCCATCATGGAGCTGAACTTGCCAACTGGGATCCCCATCGTGTACGACCTGGATGAGAGCCTGAAGCCCACCAAGCCCATGCAGTTCCTGGGTGATGAGGAGACCGTGCGTAAGGCCATGGAGGCTGTGGCTGCCCAGGGCAAGGTCCAGaagtga